In Oncorhynchus nerka isolate Pitt River unplaced genomic scaffold, Oner_Uvic_2.0 unplaced_scaffold_8916, whole genome shotgun sequence, the genomic window agaggagaagagatggagagaagaggagaagagaggggttgaagaggagaggagagggggagaagaggggagaagagtagaggtgggaggagagggtaggagacgagaagagaggggttgaagaggagaggagagggggagaagaggagaagaggaggggagaagagaagggagaagaatagaggtgggaggagagggtaggagaggggcgaggagagggggaggaggggagaagagaaggagaagaatagaggtgggaggagagggtaggagagggcgaggagaggagaagaggaggggagaaggggagaaggggagaagagtggggagaaggggagaagaggagaagagaggggagagtagtagaggtgggaggagattggaggagaggggcgaggagaggagaggggaggagaggagaagagggggagaaggggagaggagaggtaggagaatgaggagaagaggaggggagaagggagtagagggtaggagaggagaagagaggggagaagaggagaagagaggggttgaagaggagaggagagggggagaagagtagaggtgggaggagaggggaggagaggggcgaggagtggagaggggaggagaggagagggggagaagaggggtgggtgaagaggagaggggttggaagaggagaggaggggggagaagaggagaaaagaggggttgaagaggaggagagagggggtgaagaggagaggggagaagagtagaggtgggaggagaggagaagagaggggagttcATTAACTCAATTCtattgacaatgtttgtctatggagattgcatggctgagtgcttgattttatacatctgtcaggaaggggtgtagctgaaatagagtccactaatttgaaggggtgtccacatacttttgtatatatagtgtatgtacacGTTGTTGCACCATACCAACGATAAGCCTGTCTTCCCCATCACATCATGAAAGGTCATGTTGATGTTCATTtaacctctgcctctctcttcctctgactcctccctttctcctgtctctctctttctcctcagatctccaggctcaaagcgtcagtccaccaggtaggtagagtataaatctacagtgattatagcagttcaatattagtcaactttattatcccacatGGAGAAATTCATGTGTCCATACAAACCATTCTAAACCCCAATAACAAGTAGTGTTTTATGGAACTACTAATACTTGTCAACCACAAAGCATCACTGCTGTTAGAATAACAGAATCACTGTCATCATCTGTCCTCACCACTGTGTTTTCCTCTCTGCTGTTTACAGCTGAAGACTCAGTCAGACTGGTGAATGGGACCACTTCCTGTTCTGGGACAGTGGAAGTCTTCTATGAAGGAGAGTGGTTGGGTCTATGTTCTAGTTGGTTGTGGGACATGATGAGAGATACTAATGTTGTGTGTAGAGAGCTGGACTGTGGGAATCCTGTAGCTGAATCTGGAGGACCTCTGATTGAAGATGGAAGAAGAGGAGTCAGACTATTGAGATGTAGTGGACATGAGTCTTCTATTAGACAGTGTAACATCATAGGAGGACCTGGTTTCTGTTTTGGTGAATATTATCATCATGTGATCTGTTCAGGTAAGAGACTGGTCATATTGAGAGATTtatttatacattatacaatattaccatgtatcatgttttatgtgtttttatttcatttaaatagagggagagatgtcagATGTATTTAAACATTATATTTGTGTTTGTCATATTGGTTTATGGGAGATGTTCATGGGCAGATcattgtagttcagatggtactgAAGTGAAGCTGCCTGATGGATGTCCAGCTGTTTATTTTCTATAAAGTGAAGTGAACTtattcctgtctcctgcctgcatTATTCCCAACCCGATCCTGAGTGACTAAGAACCCATTTCTACCTCTTACAGTATCAAACATAGCAAACTACAATCTTTTATCCAACATATTTGTGTTTAGTCCTTGACAGTGTCATCAACAAAACTGATTGAATGTTCAACCAACTCTTTTTCTCCAGAGTCTGTGCGGCTTGTGGATGGAGCTGGTCTCTGCTCTGGGAGAGTGGAGGTGAAGTCCAATCAGTCCTGGGCCTCAGTGTGTGAAGCTGACTTTGACCGGCAGGATGCAGAGGTAGTCTGTAGGGATGTTGGCTGTGGGGCTCCTGCAGCTCTACAGGGGGGGGGCTCTATGGAGAAGGTGAGGGTCAGACCTGGGATAAAGAGTTCCAGTGTAAAGGCAAAGAGTCCCTTCTCCTGGACTGTgacacctcagacagagagaacaacacCTGCCTACCTGGTAATGCTGTTGGACTCACCTGCTCAGGTAAGAAACAGTTTGTCACTCAATCAACATTGTTTCTCATCTGGAGTGAAGAATATGAGAGACAACATAGGTGTGTTTTAGTGAGAAAATAGTaagattactgtctctctcttttcttttctcagagcctgatgatgtgaggctggtgggaggaggcagTCGCTGTGCTGGTAGAGTGGAGTGGTACgaccagggagagtggaggacTGTGGGAGCTGAGGACGAGGACCAGGAGAATGTAGCtgcagtagtgtgtagacagTTGGGTTGTGGTTCCACTGTTTCAGCACTACCTGGATACACCACTAGAGGGTTT contains:
- the LOC135565973 gene encoding scavenger receptor cysteine-rich domain-containing group B protein-like, with the translated sequence MMRDTNVVCRELDCGNPVAESGGPLIEDGRRGVRLLRCSGHESSIRQCNIIGGPGFCFGEYYHHVICSESVRLVDGAGLCSGRVEVKSNQSWASVCEADFDRQDAEVVCRDVGCGAPAALQGGGSMEKVRVRPGIKSSSVKAKSPFSWTVTPQTERTTPAYLVMLLDSPAQSLMM